One Candidatus Neomarinimicrobiota bacterium DNA segment encodes these proteins:
- a CDS encoding 6-carboxytetrahydropterin synthase — protein sequence MFSVTVRDQMLVAHSLKGQVFGKARNLHGATYVVEAEFKRSELDENNTVIDMALASKILREVISPLDYQNLDDLDQFRSQTTTAEFLASYIHDEMVGRTRLHFDGRLKITLRESSQTWASFEGEVK from the coding sequence ATGTTCAGTGTAACCGTTCGGGATCAGATGCTGGTGGCTCATTCCCTCAAGGGACAGGTATTTGGAAAGGCCCGAAATCTTCACGGCGCCACCTATGTCGTGGAGGCTGAGTTTAAAAGGTCTGAATTGGACGAAAACAACACGGTCATCGACATGGCTTTGGCTTCGAAGATCCTGAGAGAAGTGATTTCTCCACTCGATTACCAGAATCTGGATGATCTTGACCAATTTCGCTCCCAGACCACCACGGCCGAATTTCTTGCTAGCTATATTCACGATGAGATGGTGGGTCGAACCAGGCTGCATTTTGACGGCAGACTAAAGATTACGCTTCGTGAATCCTCTCAGACCTGGGCCAGTTTTGAAGGAGAAGTCAAATAA
- a CDS encoding glycosyltransferase family 4 protein: MAVSFLVPYMHKLPTGGNIYNRRIIEYLTEQSDLDVKIVKQKSGGSIAYGPESGASRNSLNVVDSLLMKEGDSLKLARRKNDYSKWILMVHYLHLLDPSRAGSRQAKREETFLPIFDGFVVTSRYSRRRLEGAGIPEEKIAVIQPGLESRYRNSVESRAKTGRCRLLTVSNILPGKGLVELVGILEGMTRVPWRWDHVGDASLYPEYGKSFYRRLQTSSVREHIRLHGSLPPGRLLERYDRSHLFVVPSTFESCSMATMEAMARGLPVIAFRVGGLPEVGDGAARLISAGDLSAFSHAVCELIKNEDARRSLSRKGLNASKDFPSWRETGEKFVEFISTFQ, translated from the coding sequence GTGGCCGTCAGTTTTCTCGTTCCATATATGCATAAACTTCCGACCGGGGGCAATATCTACAACCGGCGGATCATAGAGTATTTGACTGAACAAAGTGATTTGGATGTGAAAATCGTGAAGCAGAAATCAGGCGGTTCGATTGCCTATGGGCCAGAATCTGGTGCGTCACGAAATTCTCTGAATGTTGTTGATAGCCTTCTCATGAAGGAGGGAGACAGTCTCAAGTTGGCCAGACGGAAGAATGACTATTCAAAATGGATCCTCATGGTTCACTATCTGCATCTTCTGGATCCGTCGAGAGCCGGTTCGCGGCAGGCCAAACGGGAAGAGACCTTTCTCCCCATATTTGACGGGTTTGTGGTTACCAGCCGATACTCCAGGAGACGTCTCGAAGGGGCGGGCATCCCTGAAGAAAAAATCGCCGTGATCCAACCCGGTCTGGAATCCCGATACAGGAATTCCGTAGAATCTCGTGCAAAAACCGGCAGATGCCGTCTCCTCACGGTCTCCAACATTCTGCCTGGGAAAGGACTCGTTGAACTTGTTGGGATTCTCGAAGGCATGACTCGCGTCCCCTGGAGATGGGATCACGTGGGAGACGCCTCACTTTATCCAGAGTATGGGAAAAGCTTTTACCGTCGACTGCAGACTTCGTCGGTCCGGGAACATATTCGACTTCACGGTTCGCTTCCACCCGGCAGGCTTCTGGAAAGATATGACAGGAGCCACCTTTTCGTGGTGCCCTCAACGTTTGAATCCTGCAGCATGGCAACCATGGAAGCTATGGCAAGGGGCCTGCCGGTTATCGCATTCAGGGTGGGGGGCCTTCCGGAGGTTGGGGACGGAGCGGCACGGCTGATTTCCGCAGGTGATCTTTCGGCGTTTTCGCATGCTGTGTGTGAACTGATAAAGAATGAGGACGCACGCCGCAGTCTGAGCCGGAAAGGGTTGAACGCCAGCAAGGATTTCCCTTCGTGGCGGGAGACAGGAGAGAAGTTTGTGGAGTTCATCTCAACGTTTCAGTAA
- a CDS encoding protein-L-isoaspartate(D-aspartate) O-methyltransferase, producing the protein MSYLRFRSGNDMYTWQSSRYLLLAIIVWSSASRGAQVQDPPEFRSLRKAMIDRQILPRGVKDPRVLKAMEDIPRHLFVDESLWPVAYSDGPLPIGHGQTISQPYIVSLMTELLQADTHHVVLEIGAGSGYQAAILSNLVHHVFTIEIIEELGLEAEKRLKRLGYDNITVRVGDGYQGWPEEAPFDRIIVTAAPQEIPPKLVEQLKPGGRMVLPVGPQWWGQDLIIIEKDEKGNISKSDSIPVRFVPMVHEPED; encoded by the coding sequence ATGTCCTACCTTCGCTTTCGGAGCGGTAATGACATGTATACGTGGCAATCCAGCCGGTACCTGCTCCTGGCCATTATTGTGTGGTCCTCCGCTTCCCGTGGAGCCCAGGTCCAGGACCCCCCGGAATTCCGGTCCCTGAGGAAAGCCATGATAGATCGCCAGATCCTGCCGCGAGGTGTGAAAGATCCGAGAGTCCTGAAGGCCATGGAGGATATCCCCCGTCATCTGTTCGTAGACGAATCACTCTGGCCTGTGGCTTATTCAGACGGCCCCCTGCCCATCGGTCATGGCCAGACCATCAGTCAGCCCTACATCGTGTCACTCATGACGGAACTGCTCCAGGCAGACACTCATCATGTCGTTCTGGAAATCGGCGCCGGATCCGGGTATCAGGCAGCGATCCTCTCCAATCTTGTGCATCACGTCTTTACCATCGAAATCATCGAGGAGCTCGGCCTTGAAGCTGAAAAAAGGCTCAAGAGACTCGGGTACGATAACATCACTGTCAGGGTGGGAGACGGATATCAAGGGTGGCCGGAGGAAGCTCCTTTCGACCGGATTATTGTGACCGCGGCTCCCCAAGAAATTCCTCCAAAGCTCGTGGAACAGCTCAAGCCGGGCGGCCGAATGGTTCTCCCCGTGGGACCTCAGTGGTGGGGACAGGATCTCATCATCATTGAAAAAGATGAAAAAGGGAACATATCCAAAAGCGATTCCATTCCCGTCCGATTTGTTCCCATGGTCCACGAACCTGAAGACTAG
- a CDS encoding FAD-dependent oxidoreductase, whose protein sequence is MPVEDQIIAIIGGAVAGSEAAHELSERGMRCAVIEQNDLPYGKIEDGLPKWHEKQRRKEMDLIDSRMGSDLVDFVPLTKVGKDISFEELHGMDWSAILLANGAWKDRSFPIPEVEEYEGKGFWYQNPFVYWFNHHEEPAYGGEDILILDDALVVGGGLASIDVVKILQLELVTRTLNQKGNDVTLREMEHKGIPRMLESLGVTWDELGLKGCFLLYRRDITNMPLVTIPPDAGEKKEKAIRNTRRKILNNAIEKYLFRFQDHRQPTGILMENGRLVGLRMIETDVIDRKAVPKEGTEHDVRGSMIISSIGSIPEPIEGIPMQWNWYDIESEETGEVNNLKRVFGMGNAITGKGNIRVSRVNARGITNYVLDNHLPEEGVDVVSTREKIKSMQVAAGYDGNYSKWAKAHRRG, encoded by the coding sequence ATGCCTGTTGAAGATCAGATCATTGCCATTATTGGCGGAGCCGTTGCAGGGTCGGAGGCTGCACATGAGTTATCGGAGCGCGGGATGCGGTGCGCGGTGATTGAGCAGAATGATCTCCCTTACGGCAAGATAGAGGATGGTCTCCCGAAGTGGCACGAAAAACAGCGCAGGAAGGAAATGGATCTCATCGACTCCAGAATGGGCAGCGATCTGGTGGATTTTGTTCCCCTGACGAAGGTTGGAAAAGACATTTCATTTGAGGAACTCCATGGTATGGATTGGAGTGCCATTCTGTTGGCAAATGGGGCCTGGAAGGACAGGTCCTTTCCCATTCCTGAAGTTGAGGAGTACGAGGGGAAAGGTTTCTGGTATCAAAATCCATTTGTCTACTGGTTCAATCACCACGAGGAGCCTGCTTATGGAGGTGAAGATATTCTCATCCTGGACGACGCCCTCGTCGTAGGGGGTGGATTGGCTTCCATTGATGTGGTTAAGATCCTACAACTTGAGTTGGTAACGCGCACGTTGAATCAGAAGGGCAACGATGTCACGCTCAGAGAAATGGAACACAAGGGGATTCCCAGGATGCTCGAATCGCTCGGTGTTACATGGGATGAACTGGGACTCAAGGGATGTTTTCTTCTTTACAGACGGGACATCACCAACATGCCGCTGGTAACCATCCCTCCCGATGCCGGTGAAAAGAAGGAAAAGGCCATCCGGAATACAAGGCGGAAGATTCTCAATAATGCGATAGAGAAATATCTGTTCAGGTTTCAGGACCATCGCCAGCCCACGGGTATTCTGATGGAAAATGGACGACTCGTGGGTCTTCGGATGATTGAAACGGATGTCATTGACCGGAAGGCTGTGCCAAAAGAAGGAACCGAACACGATGTCCGGGGATCCATGATCATCAGCTCAATCGGGAGTATTCCCGAGCCCATTGAAGGGATTCCCATGCAGTGGAACTGGTATGACATAGAGAGCGAAGAGACGGGAGAGGTCAACAATCTGAAACGTGTCTTTGGCATGGGGAATGCCATTACGGGGAAGGGAAACATCCGTGTATCGCGGGTTAATGCCCGCGGGATCACAAACTATGTTCTGGATAACCATCTCCCGGAAGAAGGAGTAGATGTGGTATCTACCCGGGAGAAGATAAAATCGATGCAGGTCGCGGCTGGCTACGACGGTAACTACAGCAAGTGGGCGAAGGCTCACAGAAGGGGCTGA
- a CDS encoding ABC transporter ATP-binding protein: MPQGNFLLISVLVTVKFGPMLPAIEVRDLRKSYGETVALRGISLSIQQGEFYGLLGPNGAGKTTTIGIITGLVKLQQGSVNVLGKDIVRNYRFTRSKIGVSPQEFTSDWFFSIEKLLSFQAGYYGIPKKQAQPKVDEVLKQFGLDGKRHSKIRHLSGGMKRRFQIAKSLVNDPEILILDEPTAGVDVELRRMLWNYLRRLHKEGKTILLTTHYIEEAEQLCQRVAIINDGSIVAEDTPERLVRSLGKGSIEVELSGWNTNQESRLSELDFVYEPGMDRGRLIFTVENPAKELTRIVEALSADGCHIHEVKIAKSSLEDVFVSLTGRAINE; encoded by the coding sequence ATGCCTCAGGGGAATTTTCTCCTGATTTCCGTACTCGTAACCGTTAAATTCGGCCCCATGCTGCCAGCCATAGAAGTACGGGACCTGCGGAAATCGTATGGAGAAACGGTCGCCCTCCGCGGGATCAGTCTGTCCATTCAACAGGGAGAGTTTTACGGACTTCTGGGTCCCAACGGAGCGGGGAAAACCACCACCATTGGAATCATAACGGGACTCGTGAAACTCCAACAGGGCTCGGTAAACGTCTTGGGAAAGGATATTGTACGCAACTACCGTTTCACGCGATCCAAAATCGGGGTATCACCTCAGGAGTTTACTTCTGACTGGTTCTTCTCTATCGAAAAACTCCTCTCTTTCCAGGCGGGCTACTATGGAATTCCCAAAAAGCAGGCACAGCCTAAAGTTGATGAAGTCTTGAAACAATTCGGACTTGATGGAAAACGTCATTCGAAGATTCGCCATCTCTCCGGTGGCATGAAACGGCGGTTCCAGATCGCAAAATCACTCGTGAACGACCCCGAAATTCTCATTCTTGACGAACCTACCGCTGGCGTCGATGTTGAGCTTCGGCGGATGCTCTGGAACTATCTGAGGCGACTTCATAAGGAAGGGAAGACCATTCTCCTCACCACACACTACATCGAGGAAGCGGAGCAATTGTGCCAACGGGTGGCCATTATCAATGACGGGTCCATCGTGGCCGAGGATACACCCGAAAGACTTGTCAGGTCTCTTGGAAAAGGAAGTATTGAAGTGGAGCTTTCGGGGTGGAACACCAACCAGGAATCACGTCTGTCTGAACTCGACTTTGTCTACGAGCCGGGAATGGATAGGGGACGGCTCATTTTCACCGTGGAAAATCCGGCGAAAGAACTCACCCGGATCGTTGAAGCTCTCAGCGCTGACGGTTGCCATATTCATGAGGTAAAGATCGCCAAATCAAGTCTTGAGGACGTCTTTGTTAGCCTCACGGGGAGAGCGATTAATGAATAA
- a CDS encoding zinc-binding alcohol dehydrogenase, which translates to MRRARAFWHRSGKNSAIVEEDLNEPGRGWCEIATLFSGISPGTEMLVAQGLVPEDLREEMACPYMGGQFPFPVKYGYSLVGEIVRGAKDLVGKVVHVHHPHQDWCVVRRSDTFVIPDGVPPRRAVLASNMETAVNAIWDSRVSVGDRALVVGFGAVGSLVARLLTLIAEVRAQMVDIDPAKVDLARTMGFNAQVPEDVHPGFDVAFHTSGNGEGLQVAIDKTDFEGRVVEVSWYGSRSVALRLGGTFHSQRKRIISSQVSVIPPDRHRRWDTRRRKKLVFSLLERAEFDAHITDSVPFVELPKIFRDLRGASQVGLGYAVWYDQQEGV; encoded by the coding sequence ATGAGGCGGGCACGGGCATTTTGGCACCGGAGTGGCAAGAATTCTGCCATCGTGGAGGAAGATCTGAACGAGCCGGGGAGAGGTTGGTGCGAAATCGCAACTCTCTTTTCGGGTATCAGTCCAGGTACAGAAATGCTGGTTGCCCAGGGTCTCGTTCCTGAGGATCTGCGCGAAGAAATGGCATGTCCTTACATGGGCGGTCAGTTTCCGTTTCCCGTCAAGTATGGTTATTCCCTCGTGGGGGAAATTGTTCGCGGTGCCAAGGATCTCGTGGGCAAGGTTGTACATGTGCACCATCCCCATCAGGACTGGTGTGTTGTCAGGCGGAGCGACACGTTTGTCATCCCCGATGGAGTGCCCCCCAGGCGGGCAGTCCTGGCGAGTAACATGGAAACGGCGGTGAACGCCATATGGGACTCCAGGGTGAGCGTGGGAGATCGCGCTCTGGTGGTCGGCTTTGGGGCTGTCGGATCACTCGTCGCCAGGTTGCTGACTCTCATTGCGGAGGTCAGAGCCCAGATGGTTGACATAGATCCCGCCAAAGTGGATCTTGCAAGAACGATGGGGTTCAACGCACAGGTCCCAGAGGACGTCCACCCGGGTTTCGACGTGGCGTTCCATACGAGTGGAAACGGCGAGGGACTGCAAGTTGCCATTGACAAAACAGATTTCGAAGGTCGCGTAGTGGAAGTGAGCTGGTACGGATCCCGCTCCGTGGCACTCCGCCTCGGTGGAACGTTTCACAGTCAGCGCAAGAGAATAATCAGTTCCCAGGTGTCCGTTATCCCACCAGACCGCCACCGTCGTTGGGACACGCGTAGGCGGAAGAAACTAGTGTTCTCATTACTCGAGAGAGCTGAATTCGATGCTCACATCACTGATTCAGTTCCCTTTGTCGAACTGCCCAAAATCTTCCGGGACCTCCGTGGGGCCTCGCAGGTGGGGCTGGGGTACGCGGTTTGGTATGATCAACAGGAAGGGGTTTAA
- a CDS encoding RibD family protein produces MEFCSFRFGADESVRINSFVDLHPDCHHVLVVGSESDTHPPERRNRYEACFQTGVLSDLEESDSGNLPQELLQFIKLYGPYCFAAQSSNRLRRSVAIVHFAQSLDGRIATTTGASRWIGNRENLHHAHRMRALCDGVLVGSATFSRDRPRLTVRHVSGRNPVRIVVGSSPKGLKGAMDISPDPVWLVGYEGEPINGDIEAVDAGRSKNGIIPGKAILRALYRKGLHSVYIEGGATTASHFIKDHTVDVLQLHISPMIVGSGKASFSLPAIEEIAEAKRFSAHRWFSMGDHIMFVGWFPHNEEGNSE; encoded by the coding sequence GTGGAATTTTGCTCCTTCAGGTTCGGCGCAGACGAATCTGTCCGAATCAATTCTTTTGTCGACCTGCATCCTGACTGTCATCATGTTCTCGTGGTTGGCAGCGAAAGTGACACTCACCCGCCGGAAAGACGAAACAGGTATGAAGCCTGTTTTCAAACAGGCGTTCTCTCGGACCTGGAAGAGAGTGACAGTGGGAATCTTCCCCAGGAACTACTGCAGTTCATCAAGCTCTACGGACCTTACTGCTTTGCGGCCCAATCTTCGAACCGGCTTCGTCGATCTGTCGCCATCGTTCATTTTGCCCAGTCCCTGGACGGCCGGATCGCCACGACGACCGGTGCTTCCCGGTGGATCGGAAACAGGGAGAATCTGCATCACGCTCATCGCATGAGGGCACTCTGCGACGGTGTGCTGGTGGGCTCAGCGACCTTTTCGCGGGATAGGCCCAGGCTGACGGTTCGTCACGTTTCCGGCCGGAACCCCGTGAGAATCGTTGTCGGTTCCTCCCCCAAAGGCTTGAAGGGTGCGATGGATATTTCTCCCGACCCCGTGTGGCTCGTGGGCTACGAAGGAGAACCTATAAACGGGGATATTGAAGCAGTGGACGCCGGGAGATCGAAAAACGGAATCATCCCAGGAAAGGCAATTCTCAGGGCGCTGTACCGGAAAGGGCTCCATTCCGTCTACATTGAAGGGGGTGCCACGACTGCCTCTCACTTTATAAAGGATCATACTGTTGATGTTCTCCAACTGCATATCTCCCCCATGATTGTGGGCTCTGGTAAGGCGTCCTTTTCCCTCCCGGCGATTGAGGAAATTGCCGAAGCAAAGCGGTTTTCCGCCCATCGATGGTTCTCCATGGGTGACCATATCATGTTTGTGGGCTGGTTCCCGCACAATGAAGAGGGAAATTCCGAATGA
- a CDS encoding quinolinate phosphoribosyl transferase: MSQRKWKPLPPETFDIPVHEIRRGYRSDVYFWRGKVALENTHQRTSCLMQVFQKKDAVLCGVDEAVAILKLGSGYYKNRQEAYELFDEYIDLKKRIRALYYDSKEDMLEAQRRRLDLQRALDELWEDTSKELSVNTLRDGDTISPWETVMTIEGPLYQFVHLETIYLGVLGRRTKVATNVRSVAEAAGEKPILFFPARFDHWFMQGGDGYAAKVGGATSVSTDAQGEWWGASGAGTIPHALIAACRGDTVSAARLFNINFPETNLIALVDFDNDSVRTSLAVARELRERLWGVRLDTSSTIVDKSVVSQMGRINPAGVNPKLVWNVRRALDKEGFNHVRIIVSGGFNAERISQFERDRVPADAYGVGSALLAGQCDFTADVVMVEGKPCAKVGREHLPNDRMKRIEL; encoded by the coding sequence ATGAGTCAGCGGAAATGGAAGCCCCTTCCCCCCGAAACCTTTGATATACCCGTTCATGAAATCCGGCGGGGTTATCGGAGTGACGTCTACTTCTGGCGGGGCAAAGTCGCGCTGGAGAACACCCACCAAAGGACCTCCTGCCTTATGCAGGTCTTCCAAAAGAAGGACGCGGTTCTCTGTGGTGTTGATGAAGCTGTTGCAATACTGAAACTTGGCTCTGGCTACTACAAGAACCGGCAAGAGGCTTACGAACTTTTTGATGAGTACATCGACCTGAAGAAGAGAATTCGCGCCCTCTACTATGACTCCAAGGAAGACATGCTGGAGGCTCAGAGACGGCGGCTGGACCTTCAGAGAGCGCTCGACGAACTGTGGGAAGACACGTCAAAAGAACTTTCCGTTAATACTCTAAGGGACGGGGATACCATTTCTCCCTGGGAAACCGTGATGACTATTGAAGGACCCTTGTATCAGTTTGTTCACCTCGAAACGATTTACCTCGGTGTGCTCGGTCGACGAACAAAGGTTGCCACCAATGTTCGCAGCGTTGCGGAAGCCGCCGGTGAAAAACCCATTCTCTTTTTTCCAGCCCGGTTCGACCACTGGTTCATGCAGGGTGGCGATGGCTACGCTGCCAAGGTAGGAGGGGCGACGTCGGTCTCCACCGACGCCCAGGGCGAATGGTGGGGTGCTTCCGGGGCTGGAACGATCCCTCATGCCCTGATTGCTGCGTGTAGAGGAGACACGGTCTCGGCCGCGAGATTGTTTAATATCAATTTCCCCGAAACGAACCTTATCGCCCTCGTGGACTTCGACAACGACAGCGTGCGGACTTCCCTGGCCGTTGCTCGTGAGCTGCGGGAACGCCTGTGGGGCGTCCGCCTCGATACATCCAGTACCATTGTTGACAAGTCGGTAGTTTCACAGATGGGACGGATAAATCCTGCCGGGGTTAATCCAAAACTCGTCTGGAACGTGCGGAGAGCTCTCGATAAGGAAGGCTTCAACCACGTGAGAATTATCGTGTCTGGAGGATTCAATGCGGAAAGAATTTCTCAGTTCGAACGCGACCGTGTTCCTGCCGACGCCTACGGAGTGGGTTCCGCTCTCCTTGCGGGACAATGCGATTTCACGGCCGACGTGGTGATGGTGGAGGGCAAGCCGTGTGCAAAGGTGGGGCGGGAACATCTGCCCAACGATCGGATGAAAAGAATCGAACTCTAG
- the ribA gene encoding GTP cyclohydrolase II, with protein MVRRIVRTRLPARGGAFELYAYEEDTGGRVHLALVKGEIGTASQVLVRIHSECLTGDVFHSLRCDCGEQLDTALKRIQAEEAGIFIYLRQEGRGIGLVEKLRAYELQDRGLDTVEANAELGFQADQRDYEAAVSILHDLQVTSVRLLTNNPMKVSELQCSTIKVSERVPLETQPNHENANYLRTKRDRLGHLLDLRD; from the coding sequence ATGGTGCGAAGGATTGTCAGAACGCGTCTGCCTGCGCGGGGAGGCGCGTTTGAGCTCTACGCTTATGAGGAGGATACCGGTGGAAGAGTTCATCTGGCGTTGGTGAAGGGAGAAATCGGCACGGCTTCTCAAGTTCTTGTTCGAATCCATTCTGAATGTCTCACCGGGGATGTTTTTCACTCACTGAGATGTGATTGCGGGGAACAGTTGGATACCGCCCTGAAGAGGATTCAAGCCGAAGAGGCGGGCATTTTCATCTACCTGAGGCAGGAGGGTAGAGGCATCGGTCTCGTGGAGAAACTCCGGGCATACGAGCTCCAGGACAGGGGACTGGATACCGTTGAAGCGAATGCGGAATTGGGGTTCCAGGCCGATCAGAGAGATTATGAAGCGGCTGTTTCTATTCTCCATGATCTCCAGGTGACCTCTGTACGCCTGTTGACCAATAATCCGATGAAGGTGTCGGAATTGCAGTGTTCCACCATAAAAGTCAGTGAACGGGTTCCCCTGGAAACTCAGCCCAATCACGAAAACGCAAATTATTTACGTACAAAGCGTGACCGGCTGGGTCACCTGTTAGACTTGAGAGACTAA
- a CDS encoding ABC transporter permease has protein sequence MNKKATMSSFLGYVNWIGFRTLMVREITRFLAVYRQTVIPGLISSSLYIIIFGLTLQRRISSIDGVPYTVYILPGLIMMNVITNAYNNTSSSVLQMKLLQQMQDLLITPLSSLELSLSFIIGGAVRGFINGILVMLLGIIIVGMPLKHPIYVFLFIFMVSWAFSGAGLILGIVAESWDNIASMGNFFITPLIFLGGVFYSINMLPGFWRNLSLANPIYYVINGLRYSDLGVGDSPFHVSLMAALAMTILFSAVGVFLFHKGYRIKS, from the coding sequence ATGAATAAGAAAGCCACCATGTCATCCTTCCTGGGATACGTCAACTGGATAGGATTTCGGACACTCATGGTCAGGGAAATCACCCGGTTTCTTGCCGTATACCGCCAGACGGTGATTCCGGGCCTTATTTCATCGTCACTCTATATCATCATTTTCGGGCTCACTCTTCAGCGAAGAATTTCATCCATTGACGGAGTTCCGTATACTGTCTATATCCTCCCCGGGCTGATCATGATGAACGTCATTACGAATGCATACAACAACACTTCCTCCAGCGTTCTTCAGATGAAACTTCTTCAGCAGATGCAGGACCTCCTCATTACCCCATTGAGCAGTCTTGAGCTTTCCCTATCCTTTATCATCGGTGGGGCCGTTCGCGGTTTTATCAATGGAATTCTGGTGATGCTTCTGGGAATCATTATTGTGGGGATGCCGCTGAAGCACCCCATCTACGTATTCCTCTTCATTTTCATGGTATCGTGGGCCTTCTCCGGCGCCGGATTGATTCTGGGAATCGTCGCGGAAAGCTGGGATAACATTGCGTCAATGGGCAACTTCTTTATCACACCTCTTATCTTCCTGGGCGGTGTCTTCTATTCCATTAACATGCTTCCAGGGTTCTGGAGAAACCTCTCGCTTGCCAACCCAATCTATTATGTCATCAATGGGCTCCGGTATTCAGATCTGGGAGTTGGAGACTCACCGTTTCATGTCTCCCTGATGGCTGCACTGGCCATGACAATTCTTTTTTCTGCCGTGGGTGTGTTTCTCTTTCACAAAGGATACCGGATCAAGAGCTAG
- the pncA gene encoding bifunctional nicotinamidase/pyrazinamidase, with amino-acid sequence MTKHALIIVDLQNDFCPGGSLAVTDGDKIVPVVNRLIRTFEEAGQPIFATRDWHPANHCSFQDQGGPWPPHCVQNTIGAEFHPDLKLPPGATVISKATSAQREAYSGFDGTDLASRLKLAEVDTVTVCGLATDYCVKGTVSDGLSEGFKVTVVENGIRGVNVKPGDSEKALTEMKRNGALVASGE; translated from the coding sequence ATGACTAAACATGCTTTGATCATTGTCGATCTCCAAAACGACTTCTGTCCTGGGGGTTCGCTCGCTGTCACCGACGGCGACAAGATCGTTCCCGTGGTAAACAGATTGATTCGAACGTTCGAAGAAGCTGGCCAGCCTATCTTCGCTACCAGGGATTGGCACCCCGCCAATCACTGTAGTTTCCAGGACCAGGGGGGACCTTGGCCCCCTCATTGTGTCCAGAATACTATAGGCGCTGAATTCCATCCAGATTTGAAACTTCCACCGGGCGCTACTGTCATCAGCAAGGCCACGTCAGCTCAGAGGGAGGCCTATTCGGGCTTTGACGGAACGGACCTGGCCTCACGCTTGAAATTGGCGGAAGTGGATACCGTCACCGTCTGTGGCCTGGCTACAGACTATTGCGTGAAAGGGACAGTGTCGGATGGACTCAGTGAAGGTTTCAAAGTCACAGTAGTGGAAAATGGAATCCGGGGTGTGAATGTGAAACCCGGCGATTCCGAAAAGGCATTAACAGAAATGAAAAGGAACGGAGCTCTCGTTGCTTCCGGAGAATAG